aaatggtgatgatgatgatgatgatgatgaaactcACAACAAACAGACCAGACAACACTATCGGACCGAAACAGTAAAAGTCGTCTTTATGGAGTTTGAAAAATGACAATTTCTAAACTGCTGAACGAGAGCAAGGATGAATTCCCCTCGGACTTTCTCTCCAACATCAGCAACACCACCTGTGAGGGCATCACCCTCGACTCTCAAGTCATCGGTGTGGGAATCTTTCTGGCCATTTTTATCTCGGCGGCCATCGTTGGGAACATTTTGGTTATTCTCTCAGTGCTGTGCAACAAACATCTGCAGACGGTCACTAACTTCTTCATTGTGAACCTGGCCATAGCGGACCTTCTGCTGAGCATCATCGTGCTGCCGTTCTCCGCGTCTCTGGAGGTGCTGGGATGCTGGGTGTTCGGTCGGGTCTTCTGCAACATTTGGGCAGCGGTGGATGTGCTCTGCTGCACGGCGTCTATTTTAAGTTTGTGCGTTATATCTATAGACAGGTACATCGGGGTAAAACACTGCCTGAAATACCCCACTATAATGACCGAACGGAAAGCGGGTGTCATACTCGTGCTAGTGTGGGTTTCTTCGATGGTCATTTCAATCGGACCGCTTTTGGGATGGAAGGAACCTCCACCTTCAGATGAGAGCATCTGCAGCATCACGGAGGAACCGGGTTATGCCCTGTTCTCCTCCTTATTCTCCTTCTACCTCCCGCTCATGGTGATTTTAGTCATGTACATTAGAGTATACATCGTGGCCCGCAGGACTACAAAAAGTTTGGAAGCGGGGGTGAAACGGGAGAGAGATAAATCAATGGAAGTGGTGCTGAGGATACATTGCAGGAGCATGCCGGAGGACTCGAGCACGAGCTCGAAAACCAAAAACCACCCGTTCAGAAGTTCACTGTCCGTGAGACTTATGAAGTTCTCCAGGGAGAAGAAAGCTGCTAAAACCCTCGCCATCGTCGTAGGGATGTTCATTCTTTGTTGGCTACCGTTTTTCTTCGTTTTGCCTTTAGGTACGTAAAAGTTTGTCTGTTCTGTGATTTGGTGTGAGTTCGAAACGAGCATAAATAGACACGCAGCTCGCCATAGGCTGCTAAGTAAATTCAAACTAAATTAAAGTTCATTTCGGTTCCTGTACTCTCAAAAcgcaaacacaacagaaatgacaGAAATAACTCTGACAAAgtgatatttaaaaagtaaaaaaaaaaaaatccattataaaaattattattataattttaaaaaataaatgaagagttcagatgcaaaaaccccgTCTGAAgcttcttctaaaatgagcattttactTATCCTCCcatgtttatgttaagtttaggtgtatgtttatgtatatttcacattaaaggcaatgaaaatcatttatttaacccCTTAAAGGCGAAATTACTGAACACAGGAGCCTCAGACAAATTTTAGAAGGAAGTTTCAGACAGCACttcaaggtttttgcatctgaactctgtaCATTATGATTAACAGATAGCAGAATTTCTGTCTAAAAACAATATGGAAATCTTGCTggataaaacaaaaggcaaacataTTTTTGATTACTACGTGACGTTTAACTTAAATTACAAAGCTATTGATTCTTACTATTCTAGCAGAGACATTTGATACTGCTGGGAAATGTATGTTCCAAAAGAGCTATTATTTATAGATATGTTTCATATGAGATTAAATTGTTTCCAAACTATGTTTGTTGGTTAGCTATCATTCTTTGTCTGTTTTAAAAAACTTTGAAATCaaactttgagaaaaaaaaaagcatttaagctAATTTTCTCCATCTGTCGAAAGTAAATTCCTTGTTTGAATATTCATTGGGAGTAAATTTTACAGGAAATGTTGAATAAAAACACCTTATTTATGtgttaataagtaataaaaatagGAGCAGAAATTTGTGAAATGTCTGAAAAAAGCAGCAGAGCAATCAGATTATCATGAATATATTAGGCTTTCTAATATCACGACTTGGGCTTTTCTCAACAAACAAAGCAGTATCACTTCTCTGTTAGGCTAACATTCTTCGTTTTTATGATACAATTAgaataatgtaaaattatttaaactgAATGTTTGCATTTGTGGCATGAACGGAGTTTTGAGCAAGATTTGAGAGCAGCTCCACCTTTTACTCCTTATTGTCTTTGAGGGTAGACTATAATGTGCTCTTTGTACTGTATCAATGTTTTTGAAGAACATTGTGCTCTGTGGGGTGCAAATAGCCTATATAATGAGGCATGTTAGAGTGCAGGAACAGCTGCAAAATCCGTCAAATACTATTCAGTATGTGATAATAGCCTTTGCATAGCAAACACCAGTTCAGATAGTTACTGTTAAAACTCTAAGACTCTATATTGTGTGcacataatagaatataatattatataatataatatgtccAGTTAGACATTATGAATTAAGAAAGTGTATTGAAATGcataatttacataataaaaaagtttaaatgcATATACTCATAACAAGACGTTACATTGGTGTAATGATATTCAAAAAGAGCTGTTGTTTGAAGGTATATTGCCTGGAATGTTGCCGTCTTGTTTAACCCTGATGTGCTGCTGTCGTGCACATACTGGCCTGTGTGttgtcaaaacaaaacagaataatgAAGGCAGAAGTGAAAGGTCTGTGCGAGACTTGTGCGCAATTTTCCTCTTTTCATAAAGGCAATGGCTTGAAGAGTTCATAATGCGTGCACTCATTTCTCCTCGCTTTGTGTAGTCCTAAGGCTTATAGTCATTTCTTTGTAACAGTACATCTTATCTCAAAATATTTCCTCCCTCCTCTTTTGGGGTTTCCATATCCTCAAGCGGCCAAGAACGAGTTGCGGCTCATTTagttttattaagatattaaggCAATAATCAAGTCCTAACTGATTATTGCGAGTTTTTACATTGAAGATTTGGAGAGTTTCTTAAAGGGCTTCTAATAGTGCACTTTTAATTCACTTTAGTGCATGATGAAATCTGCAAAGTCTATATTTTCtatttaagtatatatttttgtaattctgTAACTGAAATATgtcaagtaaataataataaaatatgattgtaATCTAAGATTTTCTTCCTGAAATACAcaaatcggtaacactttattttgatggtccaattgagtattagtagactgtctgcttaatatctgttgatactgctgcttcaacagacatttaactgactataagaaactttgcaagtacatgtcaacttacacttaccctaaccccaatctaacagtctacttataatctaatgagaatgagttggcatgtacatgcaatgtaaattaaattcaacaagcggaccattaaaataaagtgtgacccccaAATCATTCCCACCCAAGGCATGCTTAAGGTTACTGCATTACTAGTGTATTGTCGCAATGTCCAGGAGATGCTGATTCATTAATCTAATATAATCATACACATGGAATGTCCTCCTAAATGGTTTACACTGATAGATAACCATTCACCATGTgtgtttaatttttcttttgacaTAACCTTGAGTGTGACAGTCGACTTTCACATGCTTCACTCTGAAAATTTGTGATCTTAAACTGGTAAGACTTTAAAATGCACACagatgttttgttcattgttgcCACAGTGCAGGAGCTGTAAATGTACTGTCCTCTAATGGatagaagggggggggggtggcatctaatttgcatttaaagagacacactcAATGTATCTGCCTAAAAAGAGGCATTTAGAggcatttataatttaatatacatattCTAGGGACACCCAAGACTAATAGTTGAAGACAATTCTAAattctattttaaacatttacaaagtaatgtttaacaaagcaagacaatttttctacagaattatttttcttattatttgttttattaaaaactgctaagatcaatattattagcctccttaagacattattttcttttattattattttcttggcTACAGAAGAATCCACTGTTGCACTGTAAAAGCCAACCGTcatctttatcaaatgaaatgagtgtagctaactcaaaatttacatttacaaactcatgaaggtaatgagtttattaaatacctcattgcttcaacttaaatggagtaagttcacagtactcatttagattcgtttttttaaactcaaatggtttgtagcaatcggttccCTCAAATGTATTGTGTCCAGTAATTGgattgaaagttgagtcaactcaacaatgtcctgaagtttgttgccttcaaatcttaagttgagtcaactttgttttttatgcagtgtagttaattacactgtaaaacctaacagtcaactttatcaaatgaaatgagtggattattaatccggggtcgccacagcggaatgaaccgccaacttatccagcatatgttttttgcagcggattcccatccagctgcaactcatcactgggaaacatccatacattcactacggacaatttagcctacccaattcacctatagcacatgtttttgtacttgtaagggaaaccagagcacccggaggaaacccacacaaacactggaaaaacatgcaaactccacacagaaatgccaactgacccagccaaggcttgaaccagcaatcttcttactgtgaggcgaacatgctacctaCCGTGCCACCGTGCTGTCatactcaaaatttactgaaagttaattctactcatttgaaaagatttttgaactcagtgttgaaggtgatgagttaattaaatacctcattacttcaacttaaatggaggaagttcaaagtactcattaggattaaccaatcggtttcctcaaatggtttgagctaccttaactttttgggttttacagtgtactttgtatagctttattttacattctttgaTACAAAACATAGATGTTtcagcacaatgccttcctcagtgtgtgacacaatcctctcactccacccttttatCAGTTTAAAGTCAATCACATTACGTCATTAGTTAGACAGCCACTCAATAATTAAaaatctcattttcatttcaatatactGTAATTAATCACTCAAGAAATACTTTCCTTcacctttaaaaaacattatttcacaggaaaataacatcaattatcatcatcatcaattacATGCTCAAAATCCATGATTTACAATATTATAGCTAAACAACAAACCATTAAAGAAACACAGAAAGGTCCAattcttcattcattcttcttggttgtaagtgattttaatttatgaatccaGAACACTTCTCTTTGTAATAATCTTTTATTGAGATTACCTCCTCTATGTgacaaagtaattatttaatgagtgcgaatcatgacattctgaataatattattgacaagaATAATGCACCAAAGAATAATGCACCAACGCAGTGCAAACTTCATTACTATACAGTGTAGTTAAGTCTCTAAAtcgcactttaaactgaatatagTCTTGCAAAattactagtaaaatattatgtactatcatcagGCAAAATACAATAGTTGATAAAGAAATGACAAAAGAACTGAGTTATTAGCCTAATTGAACCCCTTTAATGTGAAAATTAATTCTTGCTACACCCATGGGAGACTGAAGTGGAGACATTAAATTCAGTGTTCCAGACACAGCCAAATTAAGTCACAACGGCTAAAAAGTGTGCAATAAAAGGAAAACCCTGTCTCTTATGATAGGACTGAAAGGAATTTTTGGTGCATCTGACATTATTGTCTGGAGTTTAAGTATCTAAACAACCAACCGAAccataataattatcatttggAGTACTgttagaaaaaaattaagaagcatttttttaaaaatgcatgtttgGCATTGTACATCCTCCACAATGTACTGGTTTCCCCTCAAAGCCACCAGCTTATCTATCTCCAGGGTACTCAAAAGTGAGGTTTTCTACAGTCCCTGCTGGTATTCCTCTCACAGTCACTGTGGGGAAAAATAGGGCAGCGGTGGTCGATAACATCTATTGGCAAGAAttacatgtggtatagatgaaatTCTGGGatcaacttttctttttcttgctcCCGGAGGTTAGAGTCGATGGTTTGGGAAAAGGTTTCGCTCAACCAGGGAAAATGAGTTTCACTTAGGTCCCTGACCCCGTTCTTCCCAACGCTCCACTGACTTAATCACGGCTATTAACGAGTTGAGTTAAAGAGGGTTTTTAGTTTTCCAAAgcctcagcagcagcagcagccaccAGGACAGAGAAGGATATGACATGGCTTACATCCACACGTACACTGCACAAGAGTTATAATGACATAAATGAGGGATTGAATGACATTAAAGCTTGCTTCAGTTTGAAGGCATTTGCAGCTCTGCTGGAATGTTAGTATGATCTTTTCGATGTTACATATTTATATTccctaattaaacatttaaatgattgattatttgactataattgatttatttgcaCAGCTTTTTTCCATGCTTAatgctgattggtcaatcatCTACCTTATACTCTCTAATATTCTgctgagtttgagctcaggtagatctcgagaacttccatgctgtagtagctaatgaacagatagtgattgcttttGAGAGATACtgtaactacttactaggagcatgtttatggtgccaatttggattagtctaataacttaagttgcatgtttttggacggtgggagaaaaccggggaacccgggggaaacccaaaTGCGCACGGGGAGAATcttaaactccgcacagaaacgttgactAGTTTGGTAAgg
This genomic stretch from Danio aesculapii chromosome 1, fDanAes4.1, whole genome shotgun sequence harbors:
- the adra1d gene encoding alpha-1D adrenergic receptor; amino-acid sequence: MTISKLLNESKDEFPSDFLSNISNTTCEGITLDSQVIGVGIFLAIFISAAIVGNILVILSVLCNKHLQTVTNFFIVNLAIADLLLSIIVLPFSASLEVLGCWVFGRVFCNIWAAVDVLCCTASILSLCVISIDRYIGVKHCLKYPTIMTERKAGVILVLVWVSSMVISIGPLLGWKEPPPSDESICSITEEPGYALFSSLFSFYLPLMVILVMYIRVYIVARRTTKSLEAGVKRERDKSMEVVLRIHCRSMPEDSSTSSKTKNHPFRSSLSVRLMKFSREKKAAKTLAIVVGMFILCWLPFFFVLPLGSFFPALKPSDMVFKVIFWLGYFNSCINPIIYPCSSKEFQRAFTRLLRCQCQRRRRILRRFYDQRWRTAMRGGQRDPHRDFCPAFPFHEQCSNSIYSCQSKSRPLSLKGWRFFPPLQKSSFQLKEKMNNLSNKIKNGTGKSSTSALARSEIDTVSMGIYNECGDQSGYQIYDLTDCYGLKETDI